The window ATGGCGATCCCGCGGTCTTCGGCGACGAGCCGGTCCTGCTCGCACGCCTCACGGGCTGCCCGGTCGCGGTCGGCGCCGACCGCCCGGCCGCCGCGCGCGCACTGCTCGCCGCGCATCCCGCGTGCAACGTGCTGGTGTCGGACGACGGCCTGCAGCATTACCGCCTGGCGCGCGATGTCGAACTCGCCGTCGTCGACGAGCGCGCGCTCGGCAACCGCTGGCTCCTGCCGGCCGGGCCGCTGCGCGAAGCGGTTTCGCGCCTGCGCGAGGTGGACGCGGTGATTGCGCACGGGCCGCTGTCGGCCAATGTGAAAGGGGCGCTCGGCGATACGCCGGTGTTTCCGATGCGCCTCGAGGGCGACGCCCTGGTTTCCCTCCACGACGCCCGCGAACGTTGCCTCCTCGACGCGTTCCGAGGGCGTCGCGTGCACGCGATCGCGGGCATCGGCCGCCCCGAGCGCCTCTTCGAGCAGCTGCGCGCGATGGGGCTCGACGTCGTGCCGCATCCCTTCCCCGATCATCACCCCTTCACCGCCGCCGACCTGGCGTTCGCGCCCGGCGAGCCGAAAATCCTGACCAGCAAGGATGCGGTAAAATGCTCCGCTTTCGCGCCCGCCAATACTTGGGAGTTCCCGGTCAGGGCACAGATCCCGGCGGGCGCCGCCGAACATATCCTGGAGAAACTGTCGCATGGACGCCCGACTGCTTGAAATCCTCGTGTGCCCGATCTGCAAGGGCCCCCTCGACTTCGTCAAGGAGAAGCAGGAGCTGGTGTGCAAGGCCGACCGTCTCGGCTTCCCGATCCGCGACGGCATCCCGGTGATGCTCGAGGAAGAGGCGCGCCAGCTGTCCGCAGAAGAAGTCGACGCGCTGCGCCGCTGAGCATGGCGGGCTTCCACGTCGTCATCCCGGCGCGCTACGCATCGACGCGCCTGCCGGGCAAGCCGCTCGCCGACATCGGCGGCCGGCCGATGGTCGTGCGCGTGCTCGAACAGGCGCGCAAGGCGGCGCCGCTGTCCGCGTGGGTCGCGACCGACGACGCGCGCGTCGTCGAGGCTGTGAAGGCGGCTGGCGGCGACGTGCTCATGACGCGCGCCGACCACCCCAGCGGCACCGACCGCCTGGCCGAAGTGGTCGCCGCGCTCGGCTGGGGCGACGACGAGATCGTCGTCAACGTGCAGGGCGACGAGCCGCTGATCGACCCGGCCCTGATCGCCGACGTCGCCCGTGCGCTGGCCGATTCCCCCGACGCCGCGATCGCCACGGCGGCGCATCCGCTGCACGATGCCGCCGAGCTCTTCAATCCGAACGTCGTCAAGGTCGTGTGCGATGCGCGCGATTTGGCGCTGTATTTTTCGCGCGCACCGATTCCCTGGGCGCGCGACGATTTCGCGAAATCCCGCGATTGCGTCCCCGCGGGGTTGCCCGTGCAGCGTCACGTCGGCATCTACGCCTACCGCGTCGAGTTCCTGCGCCGCTACGCGGGCCTTGCCCCATCGTCGCTGGAAACTTGGGAAGCGCTCGAACAGTTGCGCGCGCTGTGGCACGGCTACCGCATCCGGGTGCTTGCGGTCGAACGCGCGCCGGCAGCGGGCGTCGATACCCCCGAGGACCTCGAACGGGTCAGGGCGGTGTTTGACCGCGCGAGTCGAGTCGAGTAAGTTTCAGGGTTCATTTTTTTGGGAACCATGCGGCCCGACGGACGCCGCATGACAGGGAGGAGAGGATTCATGCGTTTGATTCTGTTGGGGCCCCCGGGCGCAGGCAAGGGTACTCAGGCGAACTTCATCAAGGAAAAGTTCGGCATTCCGCAGATTTCCACCGGCGACATGCTGCGTGCCGCGGTCAAGGCCGGCACCCCGCTGGGTATCGAGGCGAAGAAGGTGATGGATGCGGGCGGCCTGGTTTCCGACGACATCATCATCGGCCTGGTGAAGGATCGCCTGCAGCAGGACGACTGCAAGTCCGGCTACATGTTCGACGGCTTCCCGCGCACGATCCCGCAGGCTGACGCGATGAAGGATGCCGGCGTGCCGATCGACTTCGTCCTCGAGATCGACGTCCCTGACAGCGAGATCGTCGAGCGCATGAGCGGTCGCCGCGTGCACGTCGCCTCGGGCCGCACCTACCACGTCAAGTACAACCCGCCCAAGGTCGCTGGCAAGGATGACGTGACCGGCGAGGACCTGATCCAGCGCGACGACGACCGCGAGGAGACGGTGAAGAAGCGCCTCGAGGTCTATCATGCCCAGACCAAGCCGTTGGTCGACTACTACACCAAGTGGGCCGCGTCCGGTGCGGCGACGGCTCCGAAGGTCCGCAAGATCGGCGGACTCGGTGCGGTCGACGCGATCACCGCACGCGCCTTCGAAGCGCTGAAGTAAGCAGCATCTCCGGCACAGGCGCGGCGAGCGGCGGGTTCATCCCGTTCCTCGCCGCGTTTGCTTTTGCATTTCACGGGAGCGTGATGGCCAGGACCAATCTTCTCTACGCCCAGTCGGGTGGTGTCACCGCGGTCATCAACGCCACGGCGGCAGCGGTCATCGGCGCGGCGCGCGAACGTGACGACGCTGTCGGGACGCTGTTCGCGGCGCGCAACGGCATCCTCGGCGTGCTCGGCGAGGACCTGATCGACACCGCCGTGCTCGGCGCCGAGGAGGTCGGCGCGCTCGCGCACATGCCGGGCGGCGCCTTCGGCTCGTGCCGCTTCGACCTCGATCCGCCCGAGCGGAACCCGGCCCAGTACGACCGCCTGTTCGCGGTCTTCGCGGCCCACGGCATCGGCGGTTTCCTCTACAACGGCGGAAACGGCTCGATGGACGCCGTGGCCAAGCTCTCGGCCGCTGCGCGTGCGCGAGGCTATCCGCTGGCGTGCGTGGGCGTGCCGAAGACGGTCGACAACGATCTCGAAGGCACCGACTGCTCGCCCGGCTTCGGCTCCGCCGCCAAGTATGCGGCGGTGGCGATGCTGGAGGCCGGCATCGACGTCGCTTCGATGGCCAGTCGCTCCGGGCGCGTCTTCGTGCTCGAGGTGATGGGGCGCAACGCCGGCTGGATCGCTGCCGCAACGGCGCTCGCGGCGCGGACGGCGGACGAGCCGCCGCACATCATCCTGATGCCCGAAATCCCGTTCGACGAGGAGGTCTTCCTCGCCGCGGTCGACGCCACCGTGAAGCGCCTCGGCTACTGTGCCGTGACCGTCTCGGAGGGGGTCCGGCGTGCCGACGGCACGCTCGTGATGGAGCAGGACCACGACCGCAAGGGGCACGTGCAACTCGGCGGCGCCGGCCAGTGCATCGCGCGGCTGATTCACGCGCGTCTCGGTCACAAGCACCACTGTGCCATTCCCGATTACCTGCAACGTGCCGCGGGGCACCTCGTTTCCGCCGTGGATCACGCCCAGGCGAGCGCCGTGGGGCGCGCCGCCGTCGAGGCGGCCATCGCCGGGCGCGACTGCGTGATGCCGGCAATCCGCCGCCTGTCCGACGATCCCTATCACTGGGATGTCGAATTCGCCGACGCCGCGGCGATCGCCAACCTCGAACGCCGGGTCCCTGTCCATTTCATCCGGGCCGACGGCCTCCACGTCACCGACGCGGCAAGGCGTTACCTGCGGCCCCTGATCGAAGGCGAAATCTATCCCGCGTTTGCCCGTGGCGTGCCGGACTACCGGCGGCTGAACCTGCCCTCGGTTCCGCGCAAGCTCGCGCCGTACGTCCCCTGAAACGGGGCGCTACAGCCATATTCAGGCGGCGCGGCGGGCCGACGCGTATCGTTTCCCACTTCCAGGCCGCGGGCCGGCGGCATGCGGAGGGTGTCATGCACGTATTGCGAACGGCGTTTGCGCTGCTCTTGTCCGGGGGGCTCTGGGGGCTGTCGGCGCCGCAGGCGGTGCTTGCCCAGGTGCCGGCACAACCGGAGGCGGCCTCCGGGTTCAGCCTCAAGCCGGCTGTCACGGCATCGAAAGCGATGGTCGTCACCGTCAACCCGCATGCGACCGCGGCAGCGCTGGAAATCCTGCGCGCGGGCGGCAGCGCCGTCGACGCCGCGATCGCCGCGGCGCTGGTGCTCAACGTCGTCGAGCCGCAGTCCTCCGGCATCGGCGGTGGCGGGTTCCTCGTCCAGCATGACGCGCGACGGGGCAGGACGAGCGCGTGGGACGGGCGCGAGACGGCGCCTGCGGGCGTGGACGAGCGCCTCTTCCTCACGCCGGGCGGCGACAAAATGGCCTTCTACGACGCCGTCGTGGGCGGGCGTTCGGTCGGTGTCCCCGGGCTGTTGCGCATGTTCGCCGACGTCCATGCCCGACATGGCCGGCTGCCGTGGAAACGCCTGTTCGAACCCGCGATCCGCCTCGCCTCCGACGGTTTTCCCGTCTCGTCACGCCTGCACGCGCTGATCGCGAAGGATCGCTTCCTGAGTCGCGACCCGGCCGCGCGGCAGCTCTTCTTCGACGCGGAAGGCCGTCCGCTGGCGGAGGGCGCCACGCTGCGCAATCCTTCGCTCGCCGAGGTGTTGCGTACGGTCGCGGAGCGGGGCGCCGACGCGTTCTACGAAGGCCCGATCGCGCGGGACATCGTCGCCGCGGTCGCTTCCGCCCCGAATCCGGGCGTGCTGTCCCTGCGCGATCTTGCCGGCTACCGTGCCATCGAGCGACCCCCTCTGTGTGGCGCCTACCGCAGCTATCGCGTCTGCGGCATGCCGCCGCCCAGTTCGGGGGGTGCCACCGTGCTGGCGCTGCTCGGCATCCTGGAACGCTTCCGCCTGTCCGAAATCGCACCCGATTCGGCATTTTCCGCCCACCTGTTCAGCGAGGCGGGGCGGCTTGCGTTCGCCGATCGCGATGCGTGGTACGGCGACCCCGCGGCCATGACGGTCGGCCCGGCGCGGCTGCTCGCGCGGGACTACCTCGCCGGCCGCGCGCAGCAGATCCGCTTCGACGACAGCCTCCACCACGCCCTGCCGGGCAACCCCGGCAAGGGCGCGACGCCGCGCGCGGTGAGCGTCGAGCAGCCGGCGACTTCCCACATCTCCATCGTCGACGCAGCGGGCAGCGCCGTGTCGCTCACCGCCTCCATCGAAGATGCGTTCGGCAGCCGGCGGATGGTGCGCGGTTTCCTGCTCAACAACCAGCTCACGGATTTCTCCTTCGCGCCCGCCGACGAGCGCGGTCCCCATCCCAACCGCGTCGGGCCCGGCAAGCGCCCGCGCAGCTCGATGTCGCCGACCCTCGTGTTCGACGCCAACGGGCGGCTCTTCGCAGTCACCGGCTCTCCGGGCGGCAGCCAGATCATCAACTACGTCGCGGAAAACCTCGTCGGCCTGATCGACTGGAAGCTGCCGCCCGACACCTTGCTCGCGCGGCCGCACGTCGGAAGCCGCAACGGCCCCACCGAGGTCGAGGACCGCCCGGACGCATGGGCGCTGGCGGCAGGCCTTGCCGCCTTCGGAGACGAAACCGTGATGCGCGACCTCACCAGCGGGCTCGGCGTGATCGTCAGGCAGGACGGTAAATGGATCGGGGCAGCGGACCCGCGCAGGGAAGGGGTCGCCGCCGGTTATTGAAGTCCGCCGGGCCGCGCGCAGCGCTCAGCCCAAAAGTGCCGGGTTCAGCGTATAGGTCCCGGTCAGCTTCGCCTCGGCCAGCACGTGCCCCGCGATTGCGTTGCGCACCTGGGCGCCGCTGAACTGGCTGTCCAGCCCGCAGCATTCGACGTTCAGCGCATACAGCGTGAACACGTAGCGATGCACCAGTTCGTCATTCCACGGCGGGCAGGGGCCGTCGTAGCCGTGGTAGTTGCCGCGCATCGCGTCGTCGCTCGCAAACCACCCGGTGTAGTCGTTGATCCCCTGATGGGAGCCCAGGGGGCCTGCCGGCCCGGGCTTGCCGCGCGGCGTCACCTCGCTGGAAAAGCTTCCGGCGGCGATTTCCCGCAGGTCTGCCGGCAGGTCGACGACGACCCAGTGGAAGAAATCGACGCGCGGCAGACTCGCCGGCACGACGCGTCCTTCGACATTGACGTCGTCACCCTTGCCCGGCACGTCGGGATCATGGCAGATCAGCGCCAGGGAGCGCGTTCCGGCCGGCACGCCGCTCCACGCCAGGTGCGGATTGCGGTTGCCACCCAGGCGTACATGCCCTTCTGCGGCAGGGACGCAGAACGAGAACTCGCCGGGGATCCGTGCGCCGTCAGCAAAGCTTTGGCTGGAGAGTTTCATGCCAATGGACTCCATTCAGGTCGATAGGGATAGCTCAGTCGGCATTGTAGGCCGATGGCGGACGCCCCGTCCCGTCCGGGTGCTCGCCTCAACTCGCGGCCCGGCGGCGGAAGTCCCGTAGCCGGATCCCGAGAGTGAACAGCGTGAGGAAATAGGCCGCAATGCCTCCCAGCACGACGGCGGACAGCCGCAGCAGGCGCATCGTCGCGGTCTGGCTGAACCACCATGCCTCGTCGCCCGCGCCGAACCACAGAACGACCCCCAGCACCACCAGCGCGACCAGCAGGCGCAGCGCCAACAGGCCCCAGTGCGGCTGCGGGCGATAGACGCCGCGTCGGCGCAGCCCCCGGTACAGCAGCGCCGCATTGAGCAGCGACGCAAGCCCGATCGACAGTGCAAGGCCGGCGTGCCTGAGCGGCACGATGAAGGCGAGGTTCATCAGTTGCGTCGCGACGAGCGTGATCAGCGCGATCTTCACCGGCGTGCGGATGTCCTGCCGCGCATAGAAGCCCGGTGCGAGGATCTTCACGAGGATCAGGCCGCTCAGGCCGACGCTGTAGGCGACCAGTGCGAGGCGCGTCTGCTGGACATCCGCGGCCGTGAATGCGCCGTGCTGGAAGAGCGTCGACAGCAGCGGCACTGCCAGCAGGGCGAGCGCCAGGGCGGCCGGGAGCGTGAGCATCAGGGTCAGGCGCAGGCCCCAGTCGAGCAGTGACGAGAACGCGTCCGGCTGTTCGTCGGCGTGCAGCTTCGACAGGCTCGGCAGCAGGATCGTCCCGAGCGCCGCACCGAGCAGGCCCGAGGGGAACTCCATCAGCCGGTCGGCGTAGTACAGCCATGACACGCTGCCGCTTGCCAGGAAGGACGCAAAGATGGTGTTGATGATCAGCGAGACCTGGCTCACCGAGACGCCCAGCATCGCCGGCAGCATCAGTTTCGCGATGCGGCGCACGCCGGGATCGGACAGCTTGAGCTCGAATCGCGGTAGCAGCCCGATCCGTGCGAGCGGTCGAAGCTGCAGCGCCAGTTGCAGGATGCCGCCGAGGAAGACTGCCCAGGCCAGTGCGAGGACCGGTGGATCGAACCACGGCGCGGCGAACAGCGCCATGCCGATGAAGGAAAGGTTCAGCAGCACCGGTGTGAAGGCCGGGATCGCGAAGCGGCTCCAGGTATTCAGCACGCCGCCGGCGAGCGCCACCAGCGCCATGAACAGGATGTAGGGAAAGGTGATGCGGGTCAGTTGCACCGTCAGCGCGAACTTGTCGGGCTCGGCAGCAAAACCGGGTGCCGAAACCCATATGATCAGCGGCGCGGCGACGATGCCCAGCGCGGTCACCGCGGTCACCGCCAGCGAAAGTAGCGTTGCGACGCGATTGACCAGCCGGTGCGTTTCCTCAGGTCCCTGGCGGTTCTTGTATTCGGCCAGGATCGGCACGAAGGCCTGTGAGAATGCGCCCTCGGCGAACATGCGGCGCAGCAGGTTGGGCAGGCGGAAGGCGACGAAGAACGCATCGGTCGCCATCCCGGCACCGAATGCGCGCGCGATGACGAAATCGCGGACGAAACCGAGGATCCGCGACAGCAGGGTCATGCTGCTGACAGTGGCGAGTGCGCGCAACAGGTTCATCGGGTGGGAGCGTGGCAAAAGACGCGATGATAGCTGCTGGCGGGCGCCAATGCACTTGCGCGGTGTGAGGTAACGCGGTAGACTCGCGCGTTTTCTAGAACCACTTCAACGGAAGAACATACATATGGCCAATTCGGCACAAGCCCGCAAGCGCGCCCGTCAGGCGGTCGTGGCCCGCGCTCACAATGGCAGCCTCCGTTCTCGTCTGCGTACCGCGATCAAGGCTGTGCAAAAGGCCGTCGTCGGTGGCGACAAGGCTGCGGCTCAGGCGGTGTTCCGCACCTCGATGAGCACCATCGACAGCATCGCCGACAAGAAGATCATCCACAAGAACAAGGCCGCTCGCCACAAGAGCCGCCTGTCGGCCGCGATCAAGGCGATGGCTGCCTGATCTCCCGGTTCTCGTGGAAACAAAAACGGCGACTTCGGTCGCCGTTTTTGTTTCCGCTTCGTGCGCGGTGCCCTGCGCTTTCCGGATCAGATTTTCATGTGTTCGTCGTCGATCCTGTCGAGGATGAGATCGTTGTCCTTCGCAAAGTTGATCAGGAATTTGTAGGCGAGCGGTTCGACCTCATACAGCCTGGCATCCACCAGCACCACCTTATGCCCCTTGAGCGAGCATCCCGGGCGTACGTAGGGCGAGTACATCATGCGGTTGTCGGAGCCGAAGGCCGACATGATTCCGCACAGCCGATCGGCCCAGTCGCTCGGGCGGAAGGTTTTCCCTTCGCGCGTGACTCCGACGATGACGAAGCTTTCGATCGATTGGCTCATAAGGCGAGGTTCGGCGGCTGCGGAAAATTCCCGAGGATGGTGCGCCGGCTGGAGCCGGAACTGCTGGCACCACGAAAGACGGGGCGCATTCTAGCAGAAATTCGCCCCCTTTTTCCCGTCATGCGGCGGGCGATTTCGGAATGCGGATGCCGGTTGGTGCCGCCCACGCTGCGCGGCGGCGGCTGCCGCCACCCCTCCTGCGGCCCTGGAACCTATACAATGCCTGCAGTTTTCGCTTAACATCACTCTTCAACCTTTCACGGCGGCATGTGCCGCCGTGCGCGTTTTAGCCATATCCTGAACGGGGTCGCCCATGTCGCATCTCATGAATACCTACGCCAGACTGCCCGCCGCTTTCACGCATGGGGAGGGCGTCTGGCTCTTTGATGAGACCGGCAAGCGCTATCTCGATGCGCTCTCGGGCATTGCGGTGTCCACGCTCGGCCACAACCATCCGCGCCTCGTCCGCACCATTGCGGAGCAGGCTGCGAGCGTGCTCCACACGTCCAATCTCTACCGCATCCCGCGCCAGGAAGAACTGGGCGACCGGATCGCCGCCCTGTCCGGCATGGATGAGGTGTTCTTCTGCAATTCGGGTTGCGAAGCCAACGAGGCGGCGATCAAGCTGGCGCGTTTCTACGGTCACAAGAAGCACGTCGAGCACCCCGAAATCATCGTCATGGAAAACGCCTTCCATGGACGCACCCTGGCCACCCTCTCCGCCACCGGCAACCGCAAGACGCAGGCGGGATTCGAGCCGCTCGTGACCGGTTTCGTGCGCGTGCCGTACAGGGACATCGGCGCGATCCGCGCGGTGGGCGAGCACAACCACAACGTCGTCGCCGTGATGCTGGAAATGGTCCAGGGCGAGGGCGGCATCAACATCGCCGACGACGCCTTCCAGCGCGAGCTGCGCGCGTTGTGCGACGAGCGCGGCTGGCTGCTGATCTGCGACGAGGTGCAATGCGGTATCGGCCGCACCGGGCACTGGTTCGGTTTCCAGCAGTCGGGCATCAAGCCCGACGTGATGACCTTGGCCAAAGGCCTCGGTTCGGGTGTGCCGATCGGTGCCTGCGTGACGTCGGGGCGCGCGGCGGGCCTGTTCGGGCCGGGGAACCACGGCTCCACCTTCGGCGGCAACCCGCTCGCCTGCGCCGCCGGCCTCACGACCCTCGCCGAGATCGAGGAAAAGGGGTTGATGGAGAGCGCAGTCCGCGTCGGTGACGCGATCCGCGCCGGCATGCGCGAAGCCCTCGCCGGCGTGAACGGCGTCGTCGACATCCGTGGCCGCGGCCTGATGATCGGCATCGAACTCGACCGTCCCTGCGGCGACCTCGTGCGCCAGGCGCTCGACGCCGGCCTGCTGATCAACGTCACCGCCGAGCGCGTCATCCGCCTGCTTCCGGCGCTGGTGTTCACCGAGCAGGACGCCCAGACGCTCGTGTCGCAGCTGGCGCCGCTCGTGCGCAAGTTCCTCTCCCAATAAGGAGGAGCCCGGCATGACCAAACCGCGGCACTACCTGCAGTTCAAGGATTTCACGCGCGAGGAGTACGAGTACCTGTTCGGCCGCGTGCGCTGGATCAAGGACAAGTTCAAGCGCTACGAACCGTATCACCCGATGTTCGACCGCACGCTGGTGATGATCTTCGAAAAGGCCAGCACGCGCACCCGACTGTCCTTCGAGGCCGGGATGCAGCAGCTGGGCGGTTCGGCGATCTACCTGAACACGCGCGATTCGCAGCTCGGTCGCGGCGAGCCGGTCGAGGACGCCGCGCAGGTCATCTCGCGCATGAGCGACGTCGTGATGATCCGCACCTTCCAGCAGGACATCATCGAGCGTTTCGCCGCCAATTCGCGCGTGCCGGTGATCAACGGGCTGACCAACGAGTATCACCCCTGTCAGATCCTCGCCGACATCTACACCTTCATCGAGCATCGCGGTTCGATCCAGGGCAAGACGGTCGCGTGGGTCGGCGATGCGAACAACATGTCCTACACCTGGCTGCAGGCGGCCGAGGGGCTCGATTTCACGGTTCGCGTGTCGACACCCCCGGGTTACGCGATCGACCCCGCGAGCGCCGGCCTCGCCGGAAGCGGACACTTCGAACTGTTCGACGATCCGATGGAAGCGTGCCGCGGTGCCGATCTCGTGACCACGGACGTGTGGACCTCGATGGGGTACGAAGCCGAGAACGAGGCGCGCATGAAGGCCTTCGCCGACTGGTGCGTGGATGCCGACATGATGGCGGCCGCCAATCCCGGTGCGCTGTTCATGCACTGCCTGCCCGCGCATCGTGGCGAGGAGGTTACGGCAGAGGTGATCGACGGACCGCAGTCCGTGGTGTGGGACGAGGCCGAGAACCGGCTGCATGCGCAGAAGGCCCTGATGGAATACCTCTTGTTCGGCAAGGTCGAGCAGTAGCCGGCGAGGTCGAAGGATTGCGGTGTCCGGCACGCAAGGCCTGCCGGCCCGCAGTAGCGGAAAAGCGGCCGTGGCAGCACGGCCTTCAGTCAAGCGGTAAGGAAAAGCGGAAATCCACATGAGCGACGTCAAGAAAGTTGTCCTCGCCTATTCGGGCGGACTCGATACCTCAGTCATCCTCAAGTGGCTGCAGGACACCTACAAGTGCGAAGTGGTCACCTTCACGGCCGATCTCGGCCAGGGCGAGGAACTCGAGCCCGCGCGCCAGAAGGCACTGAAGTTCGGCATCAAGCCGGAGAACATCTTCATCGACGACCTGCGCGAAGAGTTCGTGCGCGACTTCGTCTTCCCGATGTTCCGCTGCAACACCGTCTACGAAGGCGAATACCTGCTGGGTACGTCGATCGCCCGTCCGCTGATCGCCAAGCGCCAGATCGAGATCGCGCGCGCCAGCGGCGCCGACGCCGTGTCGCATGGCGCAACCGGCAAGGGCAACGACCAGGTGCGCTTCGAACTCGGCTACTACGCGCTGATGCCCGGCGTGAAGGTCATCGCCCCGTGGCGCGAGTGGGATCTCCTGTCGCGCGAGAAGCTCCTCGCCTACGCCGAAAAGCATGGCATTCCCATCGAGATGAAGCACAAGCAGGGCGGCTCGCCGTACTCGATGGACGCGAACCTGCTGCACATCTCCTTCGAGGGGCGCCACCTCGAGAATCCGGCGGCCGAAGCGGAAGAGTCGATGTGGCGCTGGACCGTGTCGCCGGAAGCCGCGCCGGACGCTGCCGAATATGTCGACCTCGAGTTCGAGAAGGGTGACCTCGTCGCGATCAACGGCAAGCGCATGAAGGCGCACGAACTGCTGGCCGAACTCAACACGCTCGGCGGCAAGCACGGCATCGGCCGTCTGGACCTCGTGGAAAACCGCTACGTCGGCATGAAGTCGCGCGGCTGCTATGAAACCCCGGGGGGGACGATCCTGC is drawn from Azoarcus sp. DN11 and contains these coding sequences:
- the rpsT gene encoding 30S ribosomal protein S20, which produces MANSAQARKRARQAVVARAHNGSLRSRLRTAIKAVQKAVVGGDKAAAQAVFRTSMSTIDSIADKKIIHKNKAARHKSRLSAAIKAMAA
- the adk gene encoding adenylate kinase — encoded protein: MRLILLGPPGAGKGTQANFIKEKFGIPQISTGDMLRAAVKAGTPLGIEAKKVMDAGGLVSDDIIIGLVKDRLQQDDCKSGYMFDGFPRTIPQADAMKDAGVPIDFVLEIDVPDSEIVERMSGRRVHVASGRTYHVKYNPPKVAGKDDVTGEDLIQRDDDREETVKKRLEVYHAQTKPLVDYYTKWAASGAATAPKVRKIGGLGAVDAITARAFEALK
- the murJ gene encoding murein biosynthesis integral membrane protein MurJ; this encodes MNLLRALATVSSMTLLSRILGFVRDFVIARAFGAGMATDAFFVAFRLPNLLRRMFAEGAFSQAFVPILAEYKNRQGPEETHRLVNRVATLLSLAVTAVTALGIVAAPLIIWVSAPGFAAEPDKFALTVQLTRITFPYILFMALVALAGGVLNTWSRFAIPAFTPVLLNLSFIGMALFAAPWFDPPVLALAWAVFLGGILQLALQLRPLARIGLLPRFELKLSDPGVRRIAKLMLPAMLGVSVSQVSLIINTIFASFLASGSVSWLYYADRLMEFPSGLLGAALGTILLPSLSKLHADEQPDAFSSLLDWGLRLTLMLTLPAALALALLAVPLLSTLFQHGAFTAADVQQTRLALVAYSVGLSGLILVKILAPGFYARQDIRTPVKIALITLVATQLMNLAFIVPLRHAGLALSIGLASLLNAALLYRGLRRRGVYRPQPHWGLLALRLLVALVVLGVVLWFGAGDEAWWFSQTATMRLLRLSAVVLGGIAAYFLTLFTLGIRLRDFRRRAAS
- the ggt gene encoding gamma-glutamyltransferase gives rise to the protein MHVLRTAFALLLSGGLWGLSAPQAVLAQVPAQPEAASGFSLKPAVTASKAMVVTVNPHATAAALEILRAGGSAVDAAIAAALVLNVVEPQSSGIGGGGFLVQHDARRGRTSAWDGRETAPAGVDERLFLTPGGDKMAFYDAVVGGRSVGVPGLLRMFADVHARHGRLPWKRLFEPAIRLASDGFPVSSRLHALIAKDRFLSRDPAARQLFFDAEGRPLAEGATLRNPSLAEVLRTVAERGADAFYEGPIARDIVAAVASAPNPGVLSLRDLAGYRAIERPPLCGAYRSYRVCGMPPPSSGGATVLALLGILERFRLSEIAPDSAFSAHLFSEAGRLAFADRDAWYGDPAAMTVGPARLLARDYLAGRAQQIRFDDSLHHALPGNPGKGATPRAVSVEQPATSHISIVDAAGSAVSLTASIEDAFGSRRMVRGFLLNNQLTDFSFAPADERGPHPNRVGPGKRPRSSMSPTLVFDANGRLFAVTGSPGGSQIINYVAENLVGLIDWKLPPDTLLARPHVGSRNGPTEVEDRPDAWALAAGLAAFGDETVMRDLTSGLGVIVRQDGKWIGAADPRREGVAAGY
- a CDS encoding DUF3579 domain-containing protein, producing MSQSIESFVIVGVTREGKTFRPSDWADRLCGIMSAFGSDNRMMYSPYVRPGCSLKGHKVVLVDARLYEVEPLAYKFLINFAKDNDLILDRIDDEHMKI
- the kdsB gene encoding 3-deoxy-manno-octulosonate cytidylyltransferase, which encodes MAGFHVVIPARYASTRLPGKPLADIGGRPMVVRVLEQARKAAPLSAWVATDDARVVEAVKAAGGDVLMTRADHPSGTDRLAEVVAALGWGDDEIVVNVQGDEPLIDPALIADVARALADSPDAAIATAAHPLHDAAELFNPNVVKVVCDARDLALYFSRAPIPWARDDFAKSRDCVPAGLPVQRHVGIYAYRVEFLRRYAGLAPSSLETWEALEQLRALWHGYRIRVLAVERAPAAGVDTPEDLERVRAVFDRASRVE
- a CDS encoding Trm112 family protein; translation: MDARLLEILVCPICKGPLDFVKEKQELVCKADRLGFPIRDGIPVMLEEEARQLSAEEVDALRR
- the lpxK gene encoding tetraacyldisaccharide 4'-kinase produces the protein MARGSPAWWRSRSLAARLLLPVAALFGALVAVRRKRYRRDPGRVERLSVPVIVVGNIAVGGSGKTPVVDWLVRQLRVAGWTPGVVSRGYGGQIDGVALVPADGDPAVFGDEPVLLARLTGCPVAVGADRPAAARALLAAHPACNVLVSDDGLQHYRLARDVELAVVDERALGNRWLLPAGPLREAVSRLREVDAVIAHGPLSANVKGALGDTPVFPMRLEGDALVSLHDARERCLLDAFRGRRVHAIAGIGRPERLFEQLRAMGLDVVPHPFPDHHPFTAADLAFAPGEPKILTSKDAVKCSAFAPANTWEFPVRAQIPAGAAEHILEKLSHGRPTA
- a CDS encoding YbhB/YbcL family Raf kinase inhibitor-like protein, yielding MKLSSQSFADGARIPGEFSFCVPAAEGHVRLGGNRNPHLAWSGVPAGTRSLALICHDPDVPGKGDDVNVEGRVVPASLPRVDFFHWVVVDLPADLREIAAGSFSSEVTPRGKPGPAGPLGSHQGINDYTGWFASDDAMRGNYHGYDGPCPPWNDELVHRYVFTLYALNVECCGLDSQFSGAQVRNAIAGHVLAEAKLTGTYTLNPALLG
- a CDS encoding aspartate aminotransferase family protein, whose translation is MSHLMNTYARLPAAFTHGEGVWLFDETGKRYLDALSGIAVSTLGHNHPRLVRTIAEQAASVLHTSNLYRIPRQEELGDRIAALSGMDEVFFCNSGCEANEAAIKLARFYGHKKHVEHPEIIVMENAFHGRTLATLSATGNRKTQAGFEPLVTGFVRVPYRDIGAIRAVGEHNHNVVAVMLEMVQGEGGINIADDAFQRELRALCDERGWLLICDEVQCGIGRTGHWFGFQQSGIKPDVMTLAKGLGSGVPIGACVTSGRAAGLFGPGNHGSTFGGNPLACAAGLTTLAEIEEKGLMESAVRVGDAIRAGMREALAGVNGVVDIRGRGLMIGIELDRPCGDLVRQALDAGLLINVTAERVIRLLPALVFTEQDAQTLVSQLAPLVRKFLSQ
- a CDS encoding 6-phosphofructokinase, which gives rise to MARTNLLYAQSGGVTAVINATAAAVIGAARERDDAVGTLFAARNGILGVLGEDLIDTAVLGAEEVGALAHMPGGAFGSCRFDLDPPERNPAQYDRLFAVFAAHGIGGFLYNGGNGSMDAVAKLSAAARARGYPLACVGVPKTVDNDLEGTDCSPGFGSAAKYAAVAMLEAGIDVASMASRSGRVFVLEVMGRNAGWIAAATALAARTADEPPHIILMPEIPFDEEVFLAAVDATVKRLGYCAVTVSEGVRRADGTLVMEQDHDRKGHVQLGGAGQCIARLIHARLGHKHHCAIPDYLQRAAGHLVSAVDHAQASAVGRAAVEAAIAGRDCVMPAIRRLSDDPYHWDVEFADAAAIANLERRVPVHFIRADGLHVTDAARRYLRPLIEGEIYPAFARGVPDYRRLNLPSVPRKLAPYVP